A single genomic interval of Perca fluviatilis chromosome 19, GENO_Pfluv_1.0, whole genome shotgun sequence harbors:
- the papolg gene encoding poly(A) polymerase gamma isoform X1, with the protein MKEMSSTMPGGQQPQKHYGITSAISLAPPREIDHQYTNKLCDAMKPFGVFEDEEELNHRLAVLGKLNDFVKEWIAEISELKNLPPSAISCVGGKIFTFGSYRLGVHTKGADIDALCVAPRHVERSDFFQSFFEKFKQHEEIKDLRAVEDAFVPVIKFKFDGIEIDLLFARLALQSIPDNLDLRGDSILRNLDIRCIRSLNGCRVTDEILYLVPNKENFRLTLRAIKLWAKRRGIYSNMLGFLGGVSWAMLVARTCQLYPNAVAATLVHKFFLVFSKWEWPNPVLLKQPEDSNLNLPVWDPRVNPSDRYHLMPIITPAYPQQNSTYNVSTSTRTIMSEEFKYGLSVTDEILQGKAEWSKLFEPPNFFQKYKHYIVLTASASTEENHLEWIGLVESKIRVLVGNLERNEYITLAHVNPQSFPGSKENRNENDFVSMWFIGIIFKKVENAESVNIDLTYDIQSFTDTVYRQANNINMLKDGMKIEATHVKKKQLHQYLPPELVQKKKRSIAELNRSSNGGSSKRISLDSSHLDSSRDTDSGTPFTSPASKPSKPTSDTEDSVSPPKQIFAEGSPTPSAAAAAPDQGMSIPVIGSKPAVAAKSPSPPASSSVPTVLSGDVQPNATSSPREEPNGLEDSVNGAPVKRPHSPTQEDLAKRHKDTEVVSNDDSAFKEPYPPSFEPHTHGEGPNITSLSESKAKPIPTLDTSRTQRLPSMELPDASSPLPASNSCRVVKNSIKLALNRHNITPPKPPVFEATLTPDAPPASEEKGMSIPVIGSKHVASKHAAAPPVGSSIPTLVSRGADPLNGATAKRAHSPTLEEQAKRLKETEKARIHIA; encoded by the exons ATGAAAGAAATGTCAAG CACCATGCCTGGTgggcagcagcctcagaaacACTATGGCATCACTTCTGCCATTAGCCTTGCACCCCCACGAGAAATAGACCACCAGTACACCAATAAGCTCTGTGATGCTATGAAACCTTTTGGGGTGTTTGAAGATGAAGAGGAATTGAACCATAG ACTTGCAGTCCTTGGGAAGTTGAATGACTTCGTTAAGGAATGGATCGCAGAGATCAGTGAATTAAAG AACCTCCCACCATCAGCTATAAGCTGTGTTGGGGGCAAGATATTTACATTTGGTTCGTACAGACTTGGAGTGCACACAAAAG GAGCTGATATTGATGCCTTATGTGTGGCTCCCCGCCATGTAGAGAGAAGTGACTTTTTCCAGTCTTTCTTTGAGAAATTCAAACAGCACGAAGAGATCAAAGACCTGAGG GCTGTCGAAGATGCCTTTGTGCCAGTGATAAAATTCAAATTTGACGGAATAGAG ATTGACCTGCTGTTTGCCAGACTGGCCTTGCAGTCCATTCCAGACAACTTGGACCTGAGGGGAGACTCCATCCTGAGAAACTTGGACATTCGGTGTATCCGCAGCCTTAACG GCTGTCGAGTGACCGATGAAATTCTGTACCTGGTGCCAAACAAAGAAAACTTCAGACTGACATTGAGGGCCATTAAACTGTGGGCAAAAC GTCGTGGGATCTACTCCAACATGCTGGGGTTTCTGGGTGGAGTGTCATGGGCCATGTTGGTGGCCAGGACCTGCCAGCTCTACCCAAATGCTGTGGCTGCAACGCTGGTCCACAAGTTCTTCTTGGTGTTTTCCAAATG GGAGTGGCCAAATCCTGTCCTATTGAAACAGCCTGAGGACAGTAATCTGAATTTACCGGTGTGGGATCCTAGA GTGAACCCGTCTGACCGATACCACCTGATGCCCATCATCACGCCTGCCTACCCCCAGCAGAACTCCACGTACAACGTCTCCACGTCAACACGCACCATCATGAGCGAGGAGTTCAAATACG GCCTCAGCGTCACAGATGAGATTCTTCAGGGAAAAGCAGAATGGTccaaactctttgagccaccCAACTTTTTCCAGAAGTACAA GCATTACATCGTTCTGACTGCCAGTGCCTCCACAGAAGAAAACCACTTGGAATG GATCGGTCTGGTGGAGTCAAAGATCCGTGTTCTGGTGGGAAACCTAGAGAGGAATGAGTACATCACCCTGGCTCATGTCAACCCCCAGTCCTTCCCTGGGTCCAAAGAGAACCGCAACGA GAACGATTTTGTGTCCATGTGGTTCATTGGGATCATCTTCAAGAAAGTGGAGAATGCGGAGAGCGTGAACATTGACCTGACGTACGACATCCAATCTTTCACAGACACTG TGTACAGACAAGCCAACAACATCAACATGCTGAAGGATGGGATGAAGATTGAAGCAACAcatgtgaagaagaaacagcTCCATCAGTACCTTCCTCCTGAACTggtgcagaagaagaagagg AGCATAGCTGAGTTGAACCGTAGCTCCAACGGGGGCAGCTCGAAGCGGATCTCTCTGGACAGCAGTCACCTGGACAGCTCCAGAGACACAGACTCAGGGACTCCCTTTACCTCCCCAGCCAGCAAACCCTCTAAGCCTACTTCCGACACGGAGGACAG CGTCAGCCCTCCCAAGCAGATTTTTGCCGAGGGCTCACCAACACCCAGTGCGGCAGCAGCTGCTCCAGACCAGGGCATGTCCATCCCTGTCATTGGCTCGA AGCCAGCGGTTGCAGCAAAGTCTCCTTCCCCACCAGCCAGCAGCTCCGTCCCCACGGTGCTGAGTGGGGACGTGCAGCCCAACGCCACCAGCAGCCCCAGAGAGGAGCCCAACGGCCTGGAGGACTCCGTCAATGGAGCTCCTGTCAAGAGACCCCACTCGCCAACACAAGAGGACCTCGccaagaggcacaaagacacagag GTGGTGTCCAATGACGACTCTGCATTTAAAGAGCCATATCCACCATCCTTCGAACCCCACACACATGGAGAAGGACCCAATATT ACCTCCCTTTCTGAGTCAAAGGCTAAGCCCATTCCAACCCTTGATACCTCAAGAACACAG AGACTTCCCAGCATGGAGCTGCCAGATGCTTCCTCGCCTCTCCCAGCAAGCAACAGTTGTCGCGTCGTGAAAAATTCCATTAAACTGGCCCTCAACCGCCACAA CATCACACCTCCCAAGCCCCCAGTGTTTGAGGCTACCCTCACCCCTGACGCTCCTCCTGCCAGTGAAGAAAAGGGCATGTCCATTCCTGTCATTGGCTCTA aACACGTGGCATCCAAACACGCGGCGGCGCCCCCCGTGGGCAGCTCCATCCCCACATTAGTGAGCCGAGGAGCTGACCCACTGAACGGAGCGACCGCCAAGAGAGCCCACTCCCCCACTCTGGAGGAGCAGGCCAAGAGGctgaaagaaacagaaaaggcCAGAATCCACATAGCTTGA
- the papolg gene encoding poly(A) polymerase gamma isoform X2, with translation MKEMSSTMPGGQQPQKHYGITSAISLAPPREIDHQYTNKLCDAMKPFGVFEDEEELNHRLAVLGKLNDFVKEWIAEISELKNLPPSAISCVGGKIFTFGSYRLGVHTKGADIDALCVAPRHVERSDFFQSFFEKFKQHEEIKDLRAVEDAFVPVIKFKFDGIEIDLLFARLALQSIPDNLDLRGDSILRNLDIRCIRSLNGCRVTDEILYLVPNKENFRLTLRAIKLWAKRRGIYSNMLGFLGGVSWAMLVARTCQLYPNAVAATLVHKFFLVFSKW, from the exons ATGAAAGAAATGTCAAG CACCATGCCTGGTgggcagcagcctcagaaacACTATGGCATCACTTCTGCCATTAGCCTTGCACCCCCACGAGAAATAGACCACCAGTACACCAATAAGCTCTGTGATGCTATGAAACCTTTTGGGGTGTTTGAAGATGAAGAGGAATTGAACCATAG ACTTGCAGTCCTTGGGAAGTTGAATGACTTCGTTAAGGAATGGATCGCAGAGATCAGTGAATTAAAG AACCTCCCACCATCAGCTATAAGCTGTGTTGGGGGCAAGATATTTACATTTGGTTCGTACAGACTTGGAGTGCACACAAAAG GAGCTGATATTGATGCCTTATGTGTGGCTCCCCGCCATGTAGAGAGAAGTGACTTTTTCCAGTCTTTCTTTGAGAAATTCAAACAGCACGAAGAGATCAAAGACCTGAGG GCTGTCGAAGATGCCTTTGTGCCAGTGATAAAATTCAAATTTGACGGAATAGAG ATTGACCTGCTGTTTGCCAGACTGGCCTTGCAGTCCATTCCAGACAACTTGGACCTGAGGGGAGACTCCATCCTGAGAAACTTGGACATTCGGTGTATCCGCAGCCTTAACG GCTGTCGAGTGACCGATGAAATTCTGTACCTGGTGCCAAACAAAGAAAACTTCAGACTGACATTGAGGGCCATTAAACTGTGGGCAAAAC GTCGTGGGATCTACTCCAACATGCTGGGGTTTCTGGGTGGAGTGTCATGGGCCATGTTGGTGGCCAGGACCTGCCAGCTCTACCCAAATGCTGTGGCTGCAACGCTGGTCCACAAGTTCTTCTTGGTGTTTTCCAAATGGTGA